A genomic window from Equus asinus isolate D_3611 breed Donkey chromosome 25, EquAss-T2T_v2, whole genome shotgun sequence includes:
- the LOC106835796 gene encoding olfactory receptor 6K3-like, whose amino-acid sequence MESGNLSAVTKFIFTGFPQLQECGFLYFLPLLFIYTFIVIGNLMIFFAVRLDARLHNPMYNFISIFSFLEMWYTTATIPKMLSNLISKQKTISFSRCLLQMYFFHSLGNAEGVLLAVMAIDRYVAICNPLHYPTVITPQLCAQLSAGSCIFGFLVLLPEIVWISTLPFCGPNQIHQIFCDFMPLLNLACMDDSVILVQDVIHALAILITGLIISLSYIRIFIVILGIPSVEGRKKAFSTCSSHIAVFLLFFGSVALMYLRFSATYTPFWDRTIALTFSVFAPLFNPIIYSLRNKDMKHAIKKLICPQKVFNVSSRQFSLQFSIQMELLHKILTSKRLEFKRIIQLV is encoded by the coding sequence ATGGAGAGTGGAAACCTATCAGCAGTGACCAAATTTATCTTCACCGGATTTCCCCAGCTCCAGGAATGTGGCTTCCTGTactttcttcctttacttttcatCTACACCTTTATTGTGATCGGGAACCTAATGATCTTCTTTGCTGTAAGGTTGGATGCCCGCCTTCACAATCCTATGTATAATTTCATCAGTATCTTCTCATTTCTTGAGATGTGGTATACCACAGCCACCATTCCTAAAATGCTCTCCAATCTGATTAGCAAGCAAAAGACCATCTCTTTCAGTCGCTGCCTCTTGCAGATGTACTTCTTCCATTCACTTGGAAATGCTGAAGGAGTCTTGCTGGCTGTCATGGCTATTGACAGGTATGTTGCCATCTGCAACCCACTCCACTACCCAACGGTAATAACCCCTCAACTATGTGCTCAGCTGTCTGCAGGCTCTTGTATCTTTGGTTTCCTCGTCCTTCTACCTGAGATTGTGTGGATATCTACTCTACCTTTTTGTGGCCCCAACCAAATCCATCAGATCTTCTGTGATTTCATGCCTTTATTAAATTTAGCCTGTATGGATGACTCTGTGATCCTGGTACAAGATGTGATTCATGCTCTTGCCATTCTAATAACAGGTctgattatttctctttcttatatcAGAATTTTCATTGTTATCCTGGGTATCCCTTCAGTTGAGGGCCGTAAAAAGGCCTTTTCCACCTGCTCTTCTCATATTGCTGTCTTCCTGTTGTTTTTTGGCAGTGTGGCCCTCATGTATCTCAGATTCTCTGCTACTTATACACCATTCTGGGACAGAACCATTGCTCTGACATTCTCTGTATTTGCTCCCCTTTTCAATCCCATCATATATAGCCTGAGAAATAAGGATATGAAACATGCTATTAAGAAACTCATTTGCCCTCAAAAGGTGTTTAACGTATCCAGCAGGCAATTTAGTCTGCAGTTCTCTATACAAatggaacttcttcacaaaatatTGACTTCAAAGAGactagaatttaaaagaattatacaattAGTCTAA